Below is a window of Lacrimispora xylanolytica DNA.
ATTGCTTCACAGGCTGCTTTGAATTTTTGAATGAGCAAAGTTCGGTTCATACTTACTTCGTCTTTATCCAATCGCTGAGTTTTAGCCTGCTGCTGATAATGTTTCACATCCAGGTCGTATTCCCCTTTTATTTTCTCAATCTTTTTATAATCACGTTTGCTATAGGGCGCTCCTGATTTTAAGATAGAATAATCAAAAGCAGAGGATGTTCTTTGTTTTTGAAGGACATCTTGAAATTCCTGCTCAAAAAGCCAGCAGATACGGTTTACGGTACAGGGTTCATTTCCTACTGGCAATCCCTCCTGGTGATATTTAAGAAATTCTAATGCTTCCTTTGTTTTAGCAGGATTTTGTTTGAGTTCTTCCAATGGCATTTGGAACATGCGAATACATTTCTTATTACTGTCATTGATATACTTTTTGTGATCAGCCATGAGCTCGGGATAGATGTATCTCATGAAATACGGCTTTTTACTGGCACAAATTTCAAGGCATATCTTTTTATATGCTTTCTCTTCCTCGCTGTTCTCCGGAAGGGCTCTGCAGGCAGACTTATCATACCAGTGCTTTGGCATTGGTTTTGACAGAATACCTTTGGCCTTATCAATGGAATTCTGCTGATAGTGCTGGCCGCACATAATTCGGTATTCCAGTGTCTGATATTCCAGGCTGTCTTTTGGGAAACCGGCTTGCAATTCAATCATGGCAGTAATTTTATTAGTAGTGGAACCAATTTCGTCTCCAAATGCAAGTAAATTTGCCTGTACCAGATGGGATTCCTCTGGAATCACTTTATCCGCTCGTTTCTGGACGCATTCAATGGTGGGAGCATTCTTAGTGTTTTTTACAATAATCGGATGATTTGTAGTAAAAAAGGCATCGCTGTCTTTATCTGCACCATTTAAGGCATCGCAGGTGGAATCCCAGGAATTAAGAATCATCCCGGTTTGTATATATTGATACCAGTAATCCATTTCATTGCTATGTACAACCTTCCTTCTCCTGATGTTATTGTGACAGGTCATGGGAGCGCGAAAGCAGGCAATCTCATGGACATCCCTTTGCTTCCAATAGGAATGGTAAACCTCTCCCTGCTTTAAAAGTCCGGTAACTGGAAGCCCGAAGATGGACTGGGCAAGAGAGTAGGGGTCCCCACATACCATGGCAAAGTTCCCGGGCAGTTTAATGGATCCTTTGGCAGCCATCTGAATCCGCTTTCGTATCATACTGTGGATTTTTCCTACTACAAATGGGTCCTCTGCCATCCGCTTATCTATCATCAGAGCTTTTACAAAGTCATGCTCCCATTGCTCGGACTGAAGCTCATTTAAGTTCATCCCTTTTAAAAATACAATGGTTTTCCTCCAGTCATCAAACAGTACATCTTTAATTTCCCGGATGGTAGGTTCGCAAAGCTGATACAGCTCATCGTCTGTTAATTCAAAGGTCTGCAGAAACTGATAGTTGGCATTTCTCGCATGTTCCAATCTATCTGGGGTTGTCTTTGAAACGGAAAATTCATAATGATTTTCATAGGAGCATTCTAAAAAGTGCTCCAGGCTGTCATAGGAATCCCATAGCTTAACCATGGAGGTGGTAAGTAAAACATCATAATCCCTGACATCACGTAACGCCCCCCAGGCATCCTGAAAGGTAAAGTCTCCGTGGTTCACTTTTTTAGCAAACTCTTTAAAATCAAAGGTAAAGAGCATTCCTTTGGTCCAGGCAAAACGGGTATTGATTCCGGAAATGGTATTTTCATTTGAGGAATCTCCGGACAGCTCCTTATTTACAATCCTGGAATATTCCGGTGACATCAGTCCATAGCCGTCGGAATCGCAGTAATTTATTTTGTAGTCTTTTTGGCGGCTCATCTCTGGTTCGTCATTGTTTCCATCCTGAATCAGAATTACATCTTCCTTAAAGGTTACATTGCAATCCTTTACTATGGCAATCCGTGGCATGGAGACAGGAGTAGAGCTGCTGCAGATTAAAGCCTGATAAGCTTCCAGCTTGGCGGGAATCAATGGTTTACTTAAATCTCTTCCATTATCCATACGTTTTTTTATTTCTTCGTATATGGGACTACCTATATAAGTGATAGTTGATTTTTTAATGCCACCGTTTGTTCCCACCAGTCTGCGGTAAGAGTATTGATTGATGGTGAAGCCTTTGTTTGCTCTTAAGTAATCTTTTTTTGTATTCATGATCATGCAAAAATAATCCTTCTGGTATTGAAGGGAATACAGCTTTTTGTATAATTCTTTGATCTTACTCTTAGATTCCTCGCTTTTGGGTAATTTCTTTTGATGTTTTATTTGTGATTGAGTATTTCTTACTTCCTGATCTAAGTCCTTGATTCCATTCAGTTCACAAATCCAGCGTAAAAGCTGGCTGTCACCAAGTGCTACTACATCATTTTTATTCTTGATTGCCGTTTGCAGCGGCAGTGATAGCTTCCAGTCCGACTGAGAAAGTCGTTTGCTGGGTATTTTATAAATAAATTTATGGCATGATTTTTCCTTTGCCAAGAAGATCCCCCCTTGATTCATTTGTTATTGGTTATAGTTAATTCGTATGTTATGGGTGCAGTTTTTTACTCAACGACTGAAGCTTTCGTTCTTCCAGAGTATAATGAGGAACTTTACGTTTTTTCGACCGATGGGTGCAGAAATCATCTACGCTTATCTCACCGGCATACATTCTATGAAATTCTTCCCTGGTGGGAACCTTTGTTTTTCTATGATAGTCCATAATTGTGATTGTTTCTCCTTTCCATTTATATTGGCAGCATCCGAAGAATACCTCTACGGCACATTCCTTAAGGATGTAAATGGCATGGGAGAGAGAATTGAGATAGAAATTTGTGAATGGGAGGAAACAACAAATTTAAAATACAGTTAATATTTTCTTGTGATGTCATACTATCATAAGGAATTTCGTTTGTCAACAGGGATGAAATAATTGTAAACATTCAAAAATATTAACCGTATTGACATACAAATCATCCTGTGTTAAGGTTGAAAAAATGCGCCATTTCACCGGAGGTCACTATGGAATATCAAAAATTAGCAAATTTATGTGAAGAATATGGTATCGATATTCAGAAAAAGATTTTGGAGGAGATATCAGAAAAGGATATATTGTCCATGAATGAAGAGGAT
It encodes the following:
- a CDS encoding RNA dependent RNA polymerase encodes the protein MAKEKSCHKFIYKIPSKRLSQSDWKLSLPLQTAIKNKNDVVALGDSQLLRWICELNGIKDLDQEVRNTQSQIKHQKKLPKSEESKSKIKELYKKLYSLQYQKDYFCMIMNTKKDYLRANKGFTINQYSYRRLVGTNGGIKKSTITYIGSPIYEEIKKRMDNGRDLSKPLIPAKLEAYQALICSSSTPVSMPRIAIVKDCNVTFKEDVILIQDGNNDEPEMSRQKDYKINYCDSDGYGLMSPEYSRIVNKELSGDSSNENTISGINTRFAWTKGMLFTFDFKEFAKKVNHGDFTFQDAWGALRDVRDYDVLLTTSMVKLWDSYDSLEHFLECSYENHYEFSVSKTTPDRLEHARNANYQFLQTFELTDDELYQLCEPTIREIKDVLFDDWRKTIVFLKGMNLNELQSEQWEHDFVKALMIDKRMAEDPFVVGKIHSMIRKRIQMAAKGSIKLPGNFAMVCGDPYSLAQSIFGLPVTGLLKQGEVYHSYWKQRDVHEIACFRAPMTCHNNIRRRKVVHSNEMDYWYQYIQTGMILNSWDSTCDALNGADKDSDAFFTTNHPIIVKNTKNAPTIECVQKRADKVIPEESHLVQANLLAFGDEIGSTTNKITAMIELQAGFPKDSLEYQTLEYRIMCGQHYQQNSIDKAKGILSKPMPKHWYDKSACRALPENSEEEKAYKKICLEICASKKPYFMRYIYPELMADHKKYINDSNKKCIRMFQMPLEELKQNPAKTKEALEFLKYHQEGLPVGNEPCTVNRICWLFEQEFQDVLQKQRTSSAFDYSILKSGAPYSKRDYKKIEKIKGEYDLDVKHYQQQAKTQRLDKDEVSMNRTLLIQKFKAACEAICPNEKELCDILLDMCYTTNKSKQFVWDICGETMINNLLKKNDYVVNYPVLTEGHGEFEYAGESFIMNQRKQREDEES